The proteins below come from a single Necator americanus strain Aroian chromosome V, whole genome shotgun sequence genomic window:
- a CDS encoding hypothetical protein (NECATOR_CHRV.G18035.T1) — MSRLRDSTEYTSKPKHRRVGDILRRWECWPTTKALERVLHAMEMRILRWTIGVTLKEKVSNDTVRSIFGVVPITEKMKEARLRWFGHVLRREEDSVAKTAQKLDVPGVRPRERPKIR, encoded by the coding sequence atgtcccgtcttcgcgactcAACGGAATACACATCGAAACCCAAACACAGACGGGTCGGCGACATTTTAAGAAGATGggagtgctggccgacaacgaaagccttggaaagagtgttgcacgctatggagatgcggatattgaggtggacgataggtgtaacgctaaaagagaaagtatctaacgacactgtacgctccatcttcggcgtcgtcccgataactgagaagatgaaggaggcgcgactgagatggtttggtcacgtcttgcggcgtgaggaagattctgttgccaaaaccgctcagAAGCTCGACGTtccaggagtgaggccgcgtgagaggccaaagattcgctga
- a CDS encoding hypothetical protein (NECATOR_CHRV.G18036.T2), with translation MGTSTMHTAPASLSTSSTEGASTASVEQSSISTFATTSDFTTTVVERSKPQMSSEITQSLVSTSYSTESSSGAITCIFIGDFGNLGKDDTYYPQEQTFINKVADKLFEESPFQFNAGATFYGYTFQEFDPSRAVKATVSSSDAFERACSSQSPYFGFDPEGTDEAIGQINYMSPGNANCLVFFSAQQNTAGLSVFTTNVFKRIVAVGYNGTDLSSIVPSGVSVPVPLNYSEDDVSNVYQAVMGGFS, from the exons atgggaacctctaccaTGCataccgcccccgcaagcttgtccacctcatCGACTGAAGGCGCATCCACAGCATCTGTGGAACAATCTTCTATATCGACTTTCGCCACTACTTCCGACTTTACCACCACTGTCGTGGAAAGAAGTAAACCTCAGATGAGCAGCGAAATAACTCAGTCACTTGTTTCTACTTCTTACTCAACAG aatccTCATCGGGTGCAATTACCTGCATATTTATTGGTGACTTCGGCAATCTCGGCAAAGATGACACCTACTATCCCCAG GAACAAACGTTCATAAACAAGGTGGCAGACAAATTGTTTGAAGAGTCTCCATTCCAATTCAACGCTGGTGcaactttttatggatatacATTTCAAGAGTTCGATCCTTCAAGAGCTGTAAAAGCTACGGTCAGCAGCAGCGACGCATTCGAGCGAGCGTGCTCTTCACAGTCACCATATTTCGGCTTTGATCCGGAAGGAACTGACGA aGCGATCGGTCAAATCAATTACATGAGTCCAGGAAATGCGAACTGTTTAGTGTTCTTCTCAGCACA GCAGAACACAGCAGGACTTTCCGTGTTCACAACGAATGTATTCAAGAGGATCGTTGCCGTAGGATACAACG GAACTGACCTAAGCAGCATAGTGCCTTCCGGGGTCTCAGTGCCAGTGCCACTTAACTATTCTGAAGATGACGTTTCAAACGTCTACCAAGCTGTAATGGGCGGCTTCAGTTGA
- a CDS encoding hypothetical protein (NECATOR_CHRV.G18036.T1), whose product MHTAPASLSTSSTEGASTASVEQSSISTFATTSDFTTTVVERSKPQMSSEITQSLVSTSYSTESSSGAITCIFIGDFGNLGKDDTYYPQEQTFINKVADKLFEESPFQFNAGATFYGYTFQEFDPSRAVKATVSSSDAFERACSSQSPYFGFDPEGTDEAIGQINYMSPGNANCLVFFSAQQNTAGLSVFTTNVFKRIVAVGYNGTDLSSIVPSGVSVPVPLNYSEDDVSNVYQAVMGGFS is encoded by the exons aTGCataccgcccccgcaagcttgtccacctcatCGACTGAAGGCGCATCCACAGCATCTGTGGAACAATCTTCTATATCGACTTTCGCCACTACTTCCGACTTTACCACCACTGTCGTGGAAAGAAGTAAACCTCAGATGAGCAGCGAAATAACTCAGTCACTTGTTTCTACTTCTTACTCAACAG aatccTCATCGGGTGCAATTACCTGCATATTTATTGGTGACTTCGGCAATCTCGGCAAAGATGACACCTACTATCCCCAG GAACAAACGTTCATAAACAAGGTGGCAGACAAATTGTTTGAAGAGTCTCCATTCCAATTCAACGCTGGTGcaactttttatggatatacATTTCAAGAGTTCGATCCTTCAAGAGCTGTAAAAGCTACGGTCAGCAGCAGCGACGCATTCGAGCGAGCGTGCTCTTCACAGTCACCATATTTCGGCTTTGATCCGGAAGGAACTGACGA aGCGATCGGTCAAATCAATTACATGAGTCCAGGAAATGCGAACTGTTTAGTGTTCTTCTCAGCACA GCAGAACACAGCAGGACTTTCCGTGTTCACAACGAATGTATTCAAGAGGATCGTTGCCGTAGGATACAACG GAACTGACCTAAGCAGCATAGTGCCTTCCGGGGTCTCAGTGCCAGTGCCACTTAACTATTCTGAAGATGACGTTTCAAACGTCTACCAAGCTGTAATGGGCGGCTTCAGTTGA
- a CDS encoding hypothetical protein (NECATOR_CHRV.G18037.T1), with product MGTSTAPASLSTSSTEGASTSSGQQSSTSTLSSTSTHTEPIFTTTSEGMGTSTAPASLSTSSTEGASTSSGEQSSTSTPLSSTPTPFSQPPLKEWEPLPPPQACPPPRLRAHPHPLGNSLLHQLLFPLLPLTLNPFSQPPLKEWEPLPPPQACPPRRLRAHPHPLGNSLLHQLLFPLLPITLSPFPQPPLKEWEPLPPPQACPPRRLRAHPHPLGNSLLHQLLFPLLPLTLNPFSQPPLKEWEPLPPPQACPPRRLRAHPHPLGNSLLHQLLFPLPPSH from the coding sequence atgggaacctctaccgcccccgcaagcttgtccacctcgtcgactgagggcgcatccacatcctctgggcaacagtcttctacatcaactctttcctctacttccactcacactgaacccattttcacaaccacctctgaaggaatgggaacctctaccgcccccgcaagcttgtccacctcgtcgactgagggcgcatccacatcctctggggaacagtcttctacatcaactcctctttCCTCTACCCCCAccccattttcacaaccacctctcaaggaatgggaacctctaccgcccccgcaagcttgtccacctcctcgactgagggcgcatccacatcctctgggcaacagtcttctacatcaactcctctttcctctacttccactcacactgaacccattttcacaaccacctctgaaggaatgggaacctctaccacccccgcaagcttgtccacctcgtcgactgagggcgcatccacatcctctggggaacagtcttctacatcaactcctctttCCTCTACTCCCTATCACACTGAGCCCATTTCCACAACCACCTctcaaggaatgggaacctctaccacctccgcaagcttgtccacctcgtcgactgagggcgcatccacatcctctggggaacagtcttctacatcaactcctctttcctctacttccactcacactgaacccattttcacaaccacctctgaaggaatgggaacctctaccgcccccgcaagcttgtccacctcgtcgactgagggcgcatccacatcctctggggaacagtcttctacatcaactcctcttcccTCTACCTCCATCACACTGA
- a CDS encoding hypothetical protein (NECATOR_CHRV.G18038.T2) → MGTSTAPASLSTSSTEGASTSSGQQSSNFYLYHTEPIFTTTSQGMGTSTAPASLSTSSTEGASTSSGQQSSTPLTLNPFSQPPLKEWEPLPPPQACPPLMRAHPHPLGNSLLHQLLFPLPPATLNPFSQPPLKEWEPLPPPQACPPPRLRAHPHPLGNSLLLPLTLNPFSQPPLKEWEPLPPPQACPPPRLRAHPHPLGNSLLHQLLFPLLHHTEPIFTTTSEGMGTSAAPASLSTSSTEGASTPSGQQSSTSAHTEPIFTTTSEGMGTSTAPASLSTSSTEATLNPFSQPPLKEWEPLPPPQACPRRLKVHPHPLGNSLLLPLTLNPFSQPPLKEWEPLPPPQACPPPRLRAHPHPLGNSLLLPLTLNPFSQPPLKEWEPLPPPQACPPRRLRVHPHPLRNTLLHQLLFPLPPATLNPFPQPPLKEWEPLPCIPPPQACPPRRLRAHPHPLGNSLLHQLLFPLPLVTLSPFPQPPLKEWEPLPPPQACPPPRLRAHPHPLGNSLLLPLTLNPFSQPPLKEWEPLPPPQACPPPRLRAHPHPLGNSLLLPPTLNPFSQPPLKEWEPLLPPQAFTLSPFPQPPLKKWEPLPPPQACPPRRLRAHPHPLGNSLLHQLLFPLLPLTLNPFSQPPPKEWEPLPPPQACPPRRLRAHPHPLGNSLLHQLLFPLLPLTLNPFSQPPLKEWEPLPPPQACPPPRLRAHPHPLGNSLLLSAHTEPIFTTTSEGMGTSTAPASLSTSSTAGPSTSSGQQSSTSTPLPSTSTHTEPIFTTTSQGMGTSTAPASLNGNLYRPPQACPPPRLRAHPHPLGNSLLHQLLFPLLPLTLNPFSQPPLKEWEPLPPPQACPPPRLRAHPHPLGNSLLHQLLFPLLPVTLNPFSQPPLKEWEPLPPPQACPPPRLRAHPHPLGNSLLHQLLFPLLPLTLNPFSQPPLKEWEPLPPPQACPPRRLRAHPHPLGNSLLHQLLFLYFPLPLVTLSPFPQPPLKEWEPLPCIPPPQACPPRRLRAHPHPLGNSLLHQLLFPLPLEWEPLPPPQACPPPRLRAHPHPLGNSLLHQLLFPLLPLTLNPFSQPPLKEWEPPSYRPPQACPPPRLRAHPHPLGNSLLHQLLFPLPPVTLSPFSQPPLKEWEPLPTPQACPPPRLRAHPHPLGNSLLHQLLFPLPLVTLSPFPQPPLKEWEPLPPPQACPPPRLRAHPHPLGNSLLHQLLFPLLPVTLNPFSQPPLKEWEPLPPPQACPPPRLRAHPHPLGNSLLHQLLFPLPLVTLSPFPQPPLKEWEPLSPPQACPPPRLRAHPHPLGNSLLHQLLFPLPPVTLSPFSQPPLKEWEPLPPPQACPPPRLRAHPHPLGNSLLHQLLFPLPPATLNPFPQPPLKEWEPLPPPQACPPPRLRAHPHPLGNSLLHQLLFPLLPLTLNPFSQPPLKEWEPLPCIPPPQACPPPRLRAHPHPLGNSLLHQLLFPLPLVTLSPFPQPPLKEWEPLPPPQACPPRRLRAHPHPLGNSLLHQLLFPLLPSH, encoded by the exons ccgcaagcttgtccacctctcatgagggcgcatccacatcctctggggaacagtcttctacatcaactcctcttcccTCTACCTCCAGccacactgaacccattttcacaaccacctctgaaggaatgggaacctctaccgcccccgcaagcttgtccacctcctcgactgagggcgcatccacatcctctgggcaacagtcttctacttccgctcacactgaacccattttcacaaccacctctgaaggaatgggaacctctaccgcccccgcaagcttgtccacctcctcgactgagggcgcatccacatcctctgggcaacagtcttctacatcaactcctctttcctctacttcatcacactgaacccattttcacaaccacctctgaaggaatgggaacctctgccgcccccgcaagcttgtccacctcctcgactgagggcgcatccacaccctctgggcaacagtcttctacttccgctcacactgaacccattttcacaaccacctctgaaggaatgggaacctctaccgcccccgcaagcttgtccacctcgtcGACTGAGG ccacactgaacccattttcacaaccaccactgaaggaatgggaacctctaccgcctCCGCAAGCTTGTCCTCGTCGACTGAAGgtgcatccacatcctctgggcaacagtcttctacttccgctcacactgaacccattttcacaaccacctctgaaggaatgggaacctctaccgcccccgcaagcttgtccacctcctcgactgagggcgcatccacatcctctgggcaacagtcttctacttccgctcacactgaacccattttcacaaccacctctgaaggaatgggaacctctaccgcccccgcaagcttgtccacctcgtcGACTGAGGGTGCATCCACATCCTTTGCGGAACACTCTactacatcaactcctcttcccTCTACCTCCAGccacactgaacccatttcCACAACCACCTCTCAAAGAATGGGAGCCTCTACCATGCataccgcccccgcaagcttgtccacctcgtcGACTGCGGGcccatccacatcctctggggaacagtcttctacatcaactcctcttcccTCTACCTCTAGTCACACTGAGCCCATTTCCACAACCACCTctcaaggaatgggaacctctaccgcccccgcaagcttgtccacctcctcgactgagggcgcatccacatcctctgggcaacagtcttctacttccgctcacactgaacccattttcacaaccacctctgaaggaatgggaacctctgccgcccccgcaagcttgtccacctcctcgactgagggcgcatccacatcctctgggcaacagtcttctactTCCCCccacactgaacccattttcacaaccacctctgaaggaatgggaacctctcctgcccccgcaagctt TCACACTGAGCCCATTtccacaaccacctctgaagaaatgggaacctctaccgcccccgcaagcttgtccacctcgtcgactgagggcgcatccacatcctctgggcaacagtcttctacatcaactcctctttcctctacttccactcacactgaacccattttcacaaccacctcccaaggaatgggaacctctaccgcccccgcaagcttgtccacctcgtcGACTGCGGGcccatccacatcctctgggcaacagtcttctacatcaactcctctttcctctacttccgctcacactgaacccattttcacaaccacctctgaaggaatgggaacctctaccgcccccgcaagcttgtccacctcctcgactgagggcgcatccacatcctctgggcaacagtcttctactTTCCGCTCACACTGagcccattttcacaaccacctctgaaggaatgggaacctctaccgcccccgcaagcttgtccacctcgtcGACTGCGGGcccatccacatcctctgggcaacagtcttctacatcaactcctcttccctctacctccactcacactgaacccattttcacaaccacctctcaaggaatgggaacctctaccgcccccgcaagctt gaatgggaacctctaccgccccccgcaagcttgtccacctcctcgactgagggcgcatccacatcctctgggcaacagtcttctacatcaactcctctttcctctacttccactcacactgaacccattttcacaaccacctctcaaggaatgggaacctctaccgcccccgcaagcttgtccacctcctcgactgagggcgcatccacatcctctgggcaacagtcttctacatcaactcctcttcccTCTACTTCCAgtcacactgaacccattttcacaaccacctctgaaggaatgggaacctctaccgcccccgcaagcttgtccacctcctcgactgagggcgcatccacatcctctgggcaacagtcttctacatcaactcctctttcctctacttccactcacactgaacccattttcacaaccacctctgaaggaatgggaacctctaccgcccccgcaagcttgtccacctcgtcgactgagggcgcatccacatcctctgggcaacagtcttctacatcaactcctcttccTCTACTTCCCTCTACCTCTAGTCACACTGAGCCCATTTCCACAACCACCTCTCAAGGAATGGGAGCCTCTACCATGCataccgcccccgcaagcttgtccacctcgtcgactgagggcgcatccacatcctctgggcaacagtcttctacatcaactcctcttcccTCTACCTCTA gaatgggaacctctaccgcccccgcaagcttgtccacctcctcgactgagggcgcatccacatcctctgggcaacagtcttctacatcaactcctctttcctctacttccactcacactgaacccattttcacaaccacctctcaaggaatgggaacctccaTCATACCGccccccgcaagcttgtccacctcctcgactgagggcgcatccacatcctctgggcaacagtcttctacatcaactcctctttCCTCTACCTCCAGTCACACTGagcccattttcacaaccacctctgaaggaatgggaacctctaccgaccccgcaagcttgtccacctcctcgactgagggcgcatccacatcctctggggaacagtcttctacatcaactcctcttcccTCTACCTCTAGTCACACTGAGCCCATTtccacaaccacctctgaaggaatgggaacctctaccgcccccgcaagcttgtccacctcctcgactgagggcgcatccacatcctctgggcaacagtcttctacatcaactcctctttcctctacttccagtcacactgaacccattttcacaaccacctctcaaggaatgggaacctctaccgcccccgcaagcttgtccacctcctcgactgagggcgcatccacatcctctgggcaacagtcttctacatcaactcctcttcccTCTACCTCTAGTCACACTGAGCCCATTTCCACAACCACCTctcaaggaatgggaacctctttcacccccgcaagcttgtccacctcctcgactgagggcgcatccacatcctctgggcaacagtcttctacatcaactcctcttcccTCTACCTCCAGTCACACTGagcccattttcacaaccacctctcaaggaatgggaacctctaccgcccccgcaagcttgtccacctcctcgactgagggcgcatccacatcctctggggaacagtcttctacatcaactcctcttcccTCTACCTCCAGccacactgaacccatttccacaaccacctctcaaggaatgggaacctctaccgcccccgcaagcttgtccacctcctcgactgagggcgcatccacatcctctgggcaacagtcttctacatcaactcctctttcctctacttccactcacactgaacccattttcacaaccacctctcaaAGAATGGGAGCCTCTACCATGCataccgcccccgcaagcttgtccacctcctcgactgagggcgcatccacatcctctgggcaacagtcttctacatcaactcctctttCCTCTACCTCTAGTCACACTGAGCCCATTTCCACAACCACCTctcaaggaatgggaacctctaccgcccccgcaagcttgtccacctcgtcgactgagggcgcatccacatcctctgggcaacagtcttctacatcaactcctctttcctctacttccatcacactga